DNA sequence from the Salvelinus fontinalis isolate EN_2023a chromosome 33, ASM2944872v1, whole genome shotgun sequence genome:
ACACACCATCAGCATGAGGTAGCGAGCACGGTACAGCAGCTTCAGGGCAGTGGACAGCTGACCGTTGGCAAAGCAGTACAGAGCCAAGTGCATCTGGGGAGAGAAAGCAACCAGACGCATTTAGAAACAGTAAACATGGATTGAAAAACAACCTGTcttcaaaaaacagaaattttCCTGGGTACGTACATATTCCTGGATAGTGTTGGGGTGCTCGACGCCCAGTACTCTCTCACTCATCAAGACAGCCTTCTGTTGGTTACTGAGAGCCTGTGGACAGAGAAGACCACAGTCAGGACTGTGTCACTGGTATTGCTGTGGCCATTTGTCATCATGTGTCAGAGGAATATCAAAATGTGTGTAAAATGTCGAAAGCAGCACACCTCGTGGTGGTCTCCCATGATGTAGTTGAGGCGAGCCAGCAGACGCAGGCAGGCACAGATCTCTACGTGCATGGCCCCGTACACGTTGTTGAACAGGTTCAGAGCCTCGTTGATCAACTCACAGCCCTCCTTCAGGTAACCTGCACACAGAGACCTTGTTGACAAGTCAGGCTTCCACAATCGTTGTACAGCGCAACAGAAAGCAATGTGAATGGGTTCAGAGAGGACACTGAATGTAAGTTGCATGAATATCTGCATGGTTTGTATGGGGAGGAAGGAAACATTTCTCCTCAACTTTCCTGTGTGTGTTGCATGTGTGAGTAGAGTTTAATTTACATATCTGTCTCTAGCCCTAGGAGGAACCATGCTGACTCCGCCTAGCAGGACTGGTACCCACCTCACCTCGCTGgacctgttgtgtgtgtgtgcatgcatgtgagtTGCATTATAAGTGTGAGTAGTGCTGCATGCTGATTGAGGTCTAGTAGCCTCATGCTAGCCTGACCTTGCTGGACCTTGGCCTGTCCACTCTGGAAGAAGTGGAAGGCATCGGAGGCCTTGGGGTTGACGTGCTTCACCACAGGGAAGATGTTAAGGATGTCCTCCTCTGTGAAGGCAGGCTTGTGGCGACTGTCAAAGTTATACTCCTTTATCAGGATCTAGAAACGCAGAAGACACAGGAAGCGTGTTAGAAGGGAGAGggttaaaatacattttgaattacaATTTGACCCCTTGCCCCTACTCCCTAGGCATTTCTGTAAATCTGAAGGTATTGGACAGATGTATACAATATGTTGAACATTGCACCTAATCGAAATAAGGATTGATGGCAGTTACCTGAATGCCAGCTTTGATGGAGATTTCTCTGAGCAGGGTGATCTTCTGAAGGCCGTATTTCTCCACTACCTGGTCGGCATTCTCGCTGTAGAAAGATGCATGTTTTTAGAAAACATACACCAACTTTAACCCGAGCACACTCACCCAGTGCAGGCTGAAGTGGTAGCTTGTTAGCATAATGTGCTAACGTCAAGCCTACTATTGTGCCAACATCAATCCTAATTCCCACCCACCAGTGCAGGGTGAAGTGGTAGTAGCTCTGGGCCTCAGAGACGATGTTCTTCCACAGCTCGCTGGGTGTCAGGCTGGCCCACGCAGTGTTGTCCCCTCCCCCCGGGACGCGGTTACGGCGCTTACGGTTCTTGCGGCGCGACACGAGCTCGTCGGCAGGCAGGTGTGCCACGGCATCGAAGGAGGACAGGAAGCAGTTGAGGAAGTGGCTGACAGCGGCGGAGAGGGCCGACAACTCAACACCCTGGGAGACGGAGTACATAGTCTATTGTTCtcatatttaatcaatttcaaaGGGAGACAAATACATTCTATGATAAGCAAGTAGGGGTGACAATTCCGTGGTGCAAAAGATCAAAGATCTGTGCTCGAAAAATAGCACTCACCTGGAGGTATGTCTTGAAGATATGTTTCGCACATCTGGTGATTAACTCACTGATACCTATTCTCTACAGAACACATACAAAACGGTTTAAGAAAAAGGAAACAAGCTGACTGCAGATTATGTATTGTCCTGCACTCTGTCCTGCAATGTCTGCAGTAGAAACAGAACAGTATAGAAGGTTAGCATTATTAGCATAATGATATCCTTGCCCTTCATTATAATTCTCCTCAGTCAGTCCTCAAGATCGTATAGAGGTCAGGCTTACATAGAAGTGCTCCAGCTGTGCCTTGGCTGGGGTCTTGTCCACGAACGCCAGCACGTTGCCTAGGTAACGCACGTTGATGCCCCTCTGGTGCAGCGCCTCGGTCAGCGTGGCTCCATCCATGGGCAGAGCACTGTGGTCCAGACAGTCCTTTACCTGGAGTGAAAAAAGTTAAGTAAAATAAAAATTCAATAAATTCCCGCATACAATGTAAGAAATTAAAAATGACCACACCCCCACCACAAAATACAAATAACCAAAACAAACACACCAACCCACAACACCCACAAATAGCTAGACAAACAAAGGCTAGTGATACAGTGATGTAagcaaataaactcagcaaaaaaaaaaaagaaacgtccctttttcaggaccctgtctttcaaagataattcataaaaatccaaataatttcacagatcttcattgtaaagggtttaaacactgtttcccatgcttgttcaatgaacatgcacctgtggaacggtaaTTAAgacgcttacagacggtaggcatttaaggtcacagttatgaaaacttacgacactaaagaggcctttctacggactctgaaaaacCCCAAAAGaatgatgcccagggtccctgctcatctccgtgaacgtgccttaggcatgctgcaaggaggcatgaggactgcagatgtgtccagggcaaaaaattgcaatgtccatactgtgagacgccgagacagcgctacagggagacaggaaggacagctgatcgtcctcgcagtggcagaccacgtgaaacaacacctgcacaggatcagtacatcacatctgcgggacaggtacaggatggcaacaactgcccgagttacaccaggaacgcacaatccctccatcagtgctcagactgtctacaataggcagagagaggctggactgagggcttgtagtcctgttgtaaggcaggttcccaccagacatcaccggcaacaatgtcgcctatggacacaaacccaccgtcgttggaccagacaggactggcaaaaagtgctcttcactgacgagtcgcggtttaactgatggtcggatttgcgtttaacgtcgaaggaatgagcgttacaccgaggcctgtactctggagcaagggatcgatttggaggtggagggtccgtcatggtctggggcagtgcgtcacagcatcatcggactgagcttgttgtcattgcaggcaatctcaacgctgtgcgttacagggaagacatcctcctccctcatgtggtacccttcctgcaggctcatcctgacattaccctccagcatgacaatgacaccagccatactgctcgttctgtgcgtgatttcctgcaagacaggaatgtcagtgttctgccatagccagcgaagagcccggatgtcAATCccactgttggatcggagggtgaggaccattccccccagaaatgtccggggacttgcaggtgccttggtggaagagtggggtaacatctcacagtaagaactggcaaatctggtgcagtccataaggaggagatgcactgcagtactaaatgcagctggtggccacaccagatactaactgttacttttgatgttgactccccctttgttcagggacacattattccatttatgttagtcacatgtctgtcgaacttgttcagtttatgtctcagttgttaaatcttgttatgttcatacaaatatttacacatgttaagtttgctgaaaataaacacagttgacagtgagagagcgtttatttttttgctgagtttatgttgtAATATAGTGAAGGTAATGACTGCTTGTGCTTGGTACGATGTTGCTGCCCTGAAACTTACCAGAGACGGGATCTGACAGGACACCAGGAAGGCTCCAGCATCCTTCAACAGCTGCTTCTGTTTCTGAATGTCATCCGCACTGACCTCAGGGAAACGCACTCCTGGGGGAGAGACATCAGCattgtttttgggggggggggggggggggggcagcatagCATGCAATAGTCTTTTATTACGCTTTAGTTTCATTGAATGTGAAAATAAGGCAATTCCTGTGAAGTGCTTTGGAGGTAACAGCAATTGATACCAAACAATTAGTTTTGTTCAGCAGAGCCAGCTGCCACACCAAACCTCTCCTAAAAGCACTACGTTTCCCATCATCCACCACCATAAAGTGACAGTTCCTACCTGGAGAGAAGATGTCTGGGTTGAAGCGGATGTCGAAGGAGGTGTTGCTGATGGAACCCACGGCCTTGCAGGCATTGAGGATCACCTCTCGGCTTTTAGGGTCTTGATGGAAACAGGTCAGTGTGGGGTTGGAGAGatcaggggaggaagagagaagttGAATGAATATCAATATAACAACTTTCCTGGGCAACAAATCAAAATTATATGGTTTAAGTTCCCCAAAAAtcactactatcatctttcctcaaATTGACATGCAAGTCAATTTGAGTTGAAAACCACCACTGTTGCAGATCTTAGTTAAATAACCACAAACCACCTCGTCATTAGAGCTATTATCAAGCAGGCAGTAGGGCCAGAGACCAACTACAACCATCCCACACACATGCAATGATCACACACAACCAGGGTTCTTTCCTTCTTTCTGAGTCACAAACCCTTTGATTGTCACACCAGCTAATGAGAAATCAAAATGGAGAGATCTGTGGTTATAGGATTGCTATATGCCACACTGCTAGTGATTTTACTGGGGTCCATGCTCCCTTAGGAGGCTAACAACTGGACAGGGACAACTAGCCAGGTGGAGAGATGCAACTAAGACACCAGCATTAAGAAGCCTTCTTAGATATCTCCTCTTCATGAAGATGGCAACATACAGATGaaaaaccacacatacacacaccattcTAAATGCATGTCTATGGTGAAATTAAAAGAGCCCTCTTCTTTAAATGCATTTCTCCACCGACTGGGTTTCCCCAGCCTCTCTTTACCCTGCAACAGTTTGGACGTACCGATACCGGATCCGTCTTCCGCGGCTAAGGACTCAGCCAGCTCTTTCGCCTGGGCTAAGCCCGGGATAATATCCTCAGCCTTACCCTCCAGAGGGCTCTCGCACTCCCCGTTCTGAATTGCTTTGGCAAAGGGCACCAACGGCCCATTGGTggtcacagtgggaaccacattATCCTCTATAGGGGTTGCCTGGGAGGCATTAGTGGTTGTTGTAGCTGAACTGTCTGTTTCTGTCATTGGCTCTGCCTTGGGGGCTGCTTCTGTGGCGGTGGCTTCTGTTGCTGCTGCCTGAGGGGCATCAGAGGTGGAGGTGGTCTCCGTCTGGACAGCGTCTGAGTTGGCGTCAGTGAGGGTTTCTGTGGAAGTTTCTGAGGACTCGGCCGAGGCATCGGGGGTCTCTGTGGAGGGCAGGGTTGGAACGGCTGCCCCGGGGCTGCTAttctctgtcagagtggccagcTTGCGCTCCTTGTTGGCTTTCTGCTGCATAAGCTGGAGCGCTGCCATCTTCATGAATAGGAGGTATCTGAGGAGTATAGTACAGAATCTTTATTATCCCTGAGGGGGTAGGACATAGTCAGTTACGTGAGCATTCAAATCTGCACAGACCCAATCATACACTAAAAAGAACATCTGATGACCATCTTGAGGGACATAACCAGTACCCTATCTAAAGCACACAAACCACCAAGGAAGAACATAAGTAACCACCAAAACACAGGTATGTAAATGTGAAAAGTATTGTCTCCATGCTATTCCCACGGCACACACACAATTAAGACGCCTCCCTAAAGCGCTCTACGGTACCTGTGCTCAACGAAGGCCTCAATGAGCTCCTGTCGGAGGCAGGCCAGACGGTGGCGGTGCTGGCGTGGGAAACCCTGTCTCACACTCTCAGGGGAAAGCTCCTCCCCTTCCACAGGCAGGAAGTTCAGGTCAGGGGGGAATGTCCTCAGAAGGTCCAAGATGTAGTGGCGTCCATCGTTGCCGATTATGCCCTTACACTCAACAGAGGAACACAGCTCCATGGACTCATCATTCTCATTCAGTACATTGTGTCTCTGGACCTGGGGGTGGGAGAGTCAGTCATTATGACAGAGAGAATGTGATAACCACAATATGGCAGGTTTGTGGCATGGCAGTGATAAACGTTGAATGTCTGTAGGCCGGTGCAGTGACAGAAAAACAGTTCAACAAAAGATATTGAAGTTTGCTTACTTTGTAGTGACAAATAAAGTCAATCCCAAACAATTAGCAGACTTAAAAATAAAGCATGAAACTGGCATCATCATCATGATATCCTCACCTTGAGTGGTCGACTGGTCCTCTCCAGAAGCTCCAGGTACTTCCCATGAGACACCACTGTCTTCCCAAAGTCGATAGACCCGTAGATAACGCTctgctcctgctctctctccagaATTCCAGGGATGATCGACTGGGCCGTGACACGGTAACCCCGATAGTCCACCACCACTGTCCCCAGGGTGTACAGCCCCTCCACGTCTACGGCCCCGTAAGCCCGGACACCGTTGAGGTCGTTGGTGGGAGCAGCGTGCGCTGCAGCGTCCCCGCCCAGCTCGCGGTAGTGGTCACGGACGTCGAAGCCCAGGGAAAAGAAGATGTTGTTCCAGATGAACATCTGCATACGTGTCTCCTCGCCAGGATTGATGGCCATCACGTTGCCGTCGATCACCGCCATGGAACCGCGAGTGGCAGCAGCCGCAAAGTCACTGTGgacctggagagaggagggttagagagTGAACGTGTAAGGATGCAGAGGATGGAAGGCAGCGTAATAGTCTGCACACTACAGGATATAGACGGAAACAGATAAACAGAGCTGAAAGGAGGGTGTTTCAAGAGGAGAATCGATGACCGAAGCTCACTAGCGAAAGCAAATAAGCGGGCCAGAGTGCAGGAGACAGAACACGGGAAAGCAGTTGAGCTTCAACTACTGCTGTAGGCTGGCTCACCTTGAAGATGGCCCTCTCTCTCAGCAGGCGATCAGGCAGGTTCTTCCGGGCCAGCTCTCTGGTCGTCTGCAGCTCCTCATTCCAGTCTCGTGTCTGAATAAATAACAGAGACGCAATGTTACACAAAACCAAAACAGAGtattataggtgtgtgtgtgtacctgtccaGGTATGTGTTCCTCGTAGCCTAGGCACgaggtgtgtgtacctgtccaTGTATGCGTTCTTCGTAGCCTAGGGTCGAGGTGTATGTACCTGTCCATGTATGCGTTCCTCGTAGCCTAGGCGCGAGTTGTGTGTACCTGTCCAGGTATGTGTTCCTCGTAGCCTAGGCGCaaggtgtgtgtacctgtccaGGTATGTGTTTCTCGTAGCCTAGGGGCgaggtgtgtgtacctgtcctGGTATGTGTTCCTCGTAGCCCAGACGGgaggtgtgtgtacctgtccaGGTATGTGTTCCTCGTAGCCCAGACGGGAGGTGTAAGCGTCCTCAGCTCTGACACAGTCCATGGTGTGGTCCACCTGGGGGGCGGTCCAACTGTACACCTGGAAGGGTGTGGCTATCCTCTCAAACGGATGCCGCTGAACCCTGCAGCCAATCAGAAACCAAATTAGCCATGAGTCACAGTGGGAGTATTCCCCAGATATCAAGAAAAACAACCTGTCTAATATTGTTAGCTCTGAAAaagaatatacacacacactaccgttcaaaagtttggggtcaaatagaaatgtctttgttttccatgaaaacatacatgaaattagttgcaaaatgaataggaaatatagtcaagacgttgacaaggttataaataatgatttttaattgaaataataactGTTCTtcaatttgcagcaattacagccttgcacacctttggcattctagttgttaatttgttgaggtaatctgaaaaGATTTCACCCCAagttcctgaagcacctcccacaagttggattggcttgatgggcactgcTTGCATACCATacagtcaagctgctcccacaacagctcaatagggttgagatccggtgactgtgctggccactccattatataGAGAGAATACCAGCTGattgcttcttccctaaatagtttggagctgtgctttgtgtCATTGTcgtgttgtaggaggaaattggctccaattaagcgccgtccacagggcatggtgttgcaaaatggagtgatagccttcctccttcaagatcccttttaccatGTACAAATCTTCCACTTTCCACCATCAAAGCACCCcgagaccatcacattgcctccaccatgcttgacagatggcgtcaagcactcttttcatttttttctgcatctcacaaatgttcttctttgtgatctgaACAACTCAACTTAGATTCGTCTATCCATAACACTTTTTcccccaatcttcctctgtccagtgtctgttcttttgcccatcttaatcttttctttttattggccagtctgagatatgcctttttctttgcaactctgcctggaaggccagcatcctggagtcacctcttcactgttgagattggtgttttgcgggtactatttaatgaagctgccagttgaggacttgtgaggcgtctttctcaaactagacactaatgtacttgtcctcttgctcagttgtgcaccggggcctcccactcctcgttctattctggttagagccagtttgcgctgttctgtgaacggagtagtacgagatcttcagtttcttggaaatttctcacatggaatagccttcatttctcagaacaagaatagactgacgagtttcagaagaaagttctttgtttctggcccttttgagcctgtaatcaaacacacaaatgctgatgccccagatactcaactagtctaaaggcccgttttattgcttctttaattagcacaacagttttcaggtgTGCTAACAatcgcaaaagggttttctaatgatcaattagccttttaaaattataaacttggattagctaacacaacatgccattggaacacaggagatggttgctgataatgtagatattccattaaaaatctgccgtttccagctacaatagtcatttacaacattaacaatgtctacactgtatttctgatcaattttatgtaattttcttttgcttttctttcaaaaacaaggacatttctaagtgaccccaaacctttgaactgTAGTGTAAAATTCTGATATAATTACTAATAATTGTATGCTTATCAGTATGTTTTCCCCCCATTACACAGAACTAATAAAAAGCACAGTGCATTGTGGATAGTGTAGACCACTTACCTTTTCTTCTGCAGGGCAGTGAAGTTCTTTTTGAAGGCAGGGCTTATCTGGCTCAGCAGCTCCACCAACGAGTGGCTGAGGAAGCTGGGGTTGGCTGGCTTAGGGTTGAAGGTGTAGGTGGTCGACCTGGAACACAACACCATGGTCATCGCTCATTATGGTCAACTTTCGCCCTTGGACAGTTAACTTTTTCACCAAACCTAACCATGCTTGCTCTGATAGTTTCCTTTCACACTTTCCAGTACAGTTCCAGCAACTGGTGGATGCGTAATAATCCCAACACAATACAGCTTGGCTTGGCTCAGTAGCATGAAAACAGTATGCGGTAATTCTAATGGGAGATAAGGCAAGCCAGACTCACTGGTTGAGGTAGAAGCCACGTGTAGAGGCGGTGATACTGATGTGTCTCTCCTCAACAGTCACCATATACAGGTACATGAGATCACCATGCATCTTCCTGTTGCCAGGAGGGGGGTTCCAGCCACTCATAGTCAGGACCTTCAGGCACTGCATGGGCTACAGAGAGAGGCGGAATCAGATATGGACATTGGAATGTGACTTATGACTTGTGGATATTGGAAAAGGTCCATAGACTGATTACTTCATCTGCACTTTATGGTGGTAAGGATATAATATGACCCAGCCAGCTGATGTATGCTGGTTTCAGTCAGTGCACACTTCACTTTTAACTAATCTTACCCTTTATTCTACAACCATGTTTACTTATTCTAGAAAAAGTGTACTAGTGCCAGGCTTGAGTAAGTCTGGCAAATCATTGTCAGCTATGAAAAAATAAATGGCTCCTACAAGCAGATCAAAGGTTGAAGCAGAAACCAGTAACTACAAATGGACAAACTCCTTGAAGAATGTGACATTTTTTGAACTGTCAGACAATGTCAGAGATAAACATTAATCTTTGTAAATGAAAAGGCATTAGAATGATCATGATTAGCTTGCTGACAACACCAGGTGTGTGGGTTTTGATTCCTGCATGGGCCACAAATATGAAATATGTGTCACTACAAACAGTACGtctctttggataaaagtgtttgCTAAAATCATCATAATTACCATCATTATTACCTTCCAGTCCTTGTTCTGTGGCTGGAGAGGCAGCAGGGGGCGCTCTTTACTGCCAGGCAGGATGTGTTCTGGAGGGGTACAGTCTATCTGCTCCAGCTCACTGCCCTTCTTCTTCCGCTTACCACTGTCTGCAGAGGAGACGATAAGGTCACAGGTCAGACTGTCGCATCTTGACCAAAGATGTTTTATAGCCTGCTGCCGAGGACACATACACATTA
Encoded proteins:
- the LOC129832055 gene encoding clustered mitochondria protein homolog isoform X2; its protein translation is MVSKTDDIPASVPNCNVNTVDLVGETPDRKETTKAPHKDPCGHSVDTAVMNGGGAHNLSEEESKQDGAGDTDGGEDSNEQEVIVIQDTGFTVKIQAPGTELFDLQVSPQEMVQEIHQVLMDREDTCHRTCFSLQLDSNVLDNFAELKSIEGLQEGSLLKVVEEPYTVREARIHVRHIRDLLKGLDPSDAYNGVDCNSLSFLSVFTDGDLGDSGKRKKKGSELEQIDCTPPEHILPGSKERPLLPLQPQNKDWKPMQCLKVLTMSGWNPPPGNRKMHGDLMYLYMVTVEERHISITASTRGFYLNQSTTYTFNPKPANPSFLSHSLVELLSQISPAFKKNFTALQKKRVQRHPFERIATPFQVYSWTAPQVDHTMDCVRAEDAYTSRLGYEEHIPGQTRDWNEELQTTRELARKNLPDRLLRERAIFKVHSDFAAAATRGSMAVIDGNVMAINPGEETRMQMFIWNNIFFSLGFDVRDHYRELGGDAAAHAAPTNDLNGVRAYGAVDVEGLYTLGTVVVDYRGYRVTAQSIIPGILEREQEQSVIYGSIDFGKTVVSHGKYLELLERTSRPLKVQRHNVLNENDESMELCSSVECKGIIGNDGRHYILDLLRTFPPDLNFLPVEGEELSPESVRQGFPRQHRHRLACLRQELIEAFVEHRYLLFMKMAALQLMQQKANKERKLATLTENSSPGAAVPTLPSTETPDASAESSETSTETLTDANSDAVQTETTSTSDAPQAAATEATATEAAPKAEPMTETDSSATTTTNASQATPIEDNVVPTVTTNGPLVPFAKAIQNGECESPLEGKAEDIIPGLAQAKELAESLAAEDGSGIDPKSREVILNACKAVGSISNTSFDIRFNPDIFSPGVRFPEVSADDIQKQKQLLKDAGAFLVSCQIPSLVKDCLDHSALPMDGATLTEALHQRGINVRYLGNVLAFVDKTPAKAQLEHFYRIGISELITRCAKHIFKTYLQGVELSALSAAVSHFLNCFLSSFDAVAHLPADELVSRRKNRKRRNRVPGGGDNTAWASLTPSELWKNIVSEAQSYYHFTLHCENADQVVEKYGLQKITLLREISIKAGIQILIKEYNFDSRHKPAFTEEDILNIFPVVKHVNPKASDAFHFFQSGQAKVQQGYLKEGCELINEALNLFNNVYGAMHVEICACLRLLARLNYIMGDHHEALSNQQKAVLMSERVLGVEHPNTIQEYMHLALYCFANGQLSTALKLLYRARYLMLMVCGEDHPEMALLDSNIGLVLHGVMEYDLSLRFLENALAINSKYHGPRSLKVALSHHLVARVYESKAEFRSALQQEKEGYTIYKNQVGEAHEKTKESSEYLKYLTQQAVALQRTMNEIYKNGSNASIMPLKFTAPSMASVLEQLNIINGIIFIPLSQKDLENLKAEVQRRQQLQESGKSMEDLTVDSPLELEDKIPMDVNVD
- the LOC129832055 gene encoding clustered mitochondria protein homolog isoform X3 is translated as MVSKTDDIPASVPNCNVNTVDLVGETPDRKETTKAPHKDPCGHSVDTAVMNGGGAHNLSEEESKQDGAGDTDGGEDSNEQEVIVIQDTGFTVKIQAPGTELFDLQVSPQEMVQEIHQVLMDREDTCHRTCFSLQLDSNVLDNFAELKSIEGLQEGSLLKVVEEPYTVREARIHVRHIRDLLKGLDPSDAYNGVDCNSLSFLSVFTDGDLGDSGKRKKKGSELEQIDCTPPEHILPGSKERPLLPLQPQNKDWKVIMMPMQCLKVLTMSGWNPPPGNRKMHGDLMYLYMVTVEERHISITASTRGFYLNQSTTYTFNPKPANPSFLSHSLVELLSQISPAFKKNFTALQKKRVQRHPFERIATPFQVYSWTAPQVDHTMDCVRAEDAYTSRLGYEEHIPGQTRDWNEELQTTRELARKNLPDRLLRERAIFKVHSDFAAAATRGSMAVIDGNVMAINPGEETRMQMFIWNNIFFSLGFDVRDHYRELGGDAAAHAAPTNDLNGVRAYGAVDVEGLYTLGTVVVDYRGYRVTAQSIIPGILEREQEQSVIYGSIDFGKTVVSHGKYLELLERTSRPLKVQRHNVLNENDESMELCSSVECKGIIGNDGRHYILDLLRTFPPDLNFLPVEGEELSPESVRQGFPRQHRHRLACLRQELIEAFVEHRYLLFMKMAALQLMQQKANKERKLATLTENSSPGAAVPTLPSTETPDASAESSETSTETLTDANSDAVQTETTSTSDAPQAAATEATATEAAPKAEPMTETDSSATTTTNASQATPIEDNVVPTVTTNGPLVPFAKAIQNGECESPLEDPKSREVILNACKAVGSISNTSFDIRFNPDIFSPGVRFPEVSADDIQKQKQLLKDAGAFLVSCQIPSLVKDCLDHSALPMDGATLTEALHQRGINVRYLGNVLAFVDKTPAKAQLEHFYRIGISELITRCAKHIFKTYLQGVELSALSAAVSHFLNCFLSSFDAVAHLPADELVSRRKNRKRRNRVPGGGDNTAWASLTPSELWKNIVSEAQSYYHFTLHCENADQVVEKYGLQKITLLREISIKAGIQILIKEYNFDSRHKPAFTEEDILNIFPVVKHVNPKASDAFHFFQSGQAKVQQGYLKEGCELINEALNLFNNVYGAMHVEICACLRLLARLNYIMGDHHEALSNQQKAVLMSERVLGVEHPNTIQEYMHLALYCFANGQLSTALKLLYRARYLMLMVCGEDHPEMALLDSNIGLVLHGVMEYDLSLRFLENALAINSKYHGPRSLKVALSHHLVARVYESKAEFRSALQQEKEGYTIYKNQVGEAHEKTKESSEYLKYLTQQAVALQRTMNEIYKNGSNASIMPLKFTAPSMASVLEQLNIINGIIFIPLSQKDLENLKAEVQRRQQLQESGKSMEDLTVDSPLELEDKIPMDVNVD
- the LOC129832055 gene encoding clustered mitochondria protein homolog isoform X1, whose translation is MVSKTDDIPASVPNCNVNTVDLVGETPDRKETTKAPHKDPCGHSVDTAVMNGGGAHNLSEEESKQDGAGDTDGGEDSNEQEVIVIQDTGFTVKIQAPGTELFDLQVSPQEMVQEIHQVLMDREDTCHRTCFSLQLDSNVLDNFAELKSIEGLQEGSLLKVVEEPYTVREARIHVRHIRDLLKGLDPSDAYNGVDCNSLSFLSVFTDGDLGDSGKRKKKGSELEQIDCTPPEHILPGSKERPLLPLQPQNKDWKVIMMPMQCLKVLTMSGWNPPPGNRKMHGDLMYLYMVTVEERHISITASTRGFYLNQSTTYTFNPKPANPSFLSHSLVELLSQISPAFKKNFTALQKKRVQRHPFERIATPFQVYSWTAPQVDHTMDCVRAEDAYTSRLGYEEHIPGQTRDWNEELQTTRELARKNLPDRLLRERAIFKVHSDFAAAATRGSMAVIDGNVMAINPGEETRMQMFIWNNIFFSLGFDVRDHYRELGGDAAAHAAPTNDLNGVRAYGAVDVEGLYTLGTVVVDYRGYRVTAQSIIPGILEREQEQSVIYGSIDFGKTVVSHGKYLELLERTSRPLKVQRHNVLNENDESMELCSSVECKGIIGNDGRHYILDLLRTFPPDLNFLPVEGEELSPESVRQGFPRQHRHRLACLRQELIEAFVEHRYLLFMKMAALQLMQQKANKERKLATLTENSSPGAAVPTLPSTETPDASAESSETSTETLTDANSDAVQTETTSTSDAPQAAATEATATEAAPKAEPMTETDSSATTTTNASQATPIEDNVVPTVTTNGPLVPFAKAIQNGECESPLEGKAEDIIPGLAQAKELAESLAAEDGSGIDPKSREVILNACKAVGSISNTSFDIRFNPDIFSPGVRFPEVSADDIQKQKQLLKDAGAFLVSCQIPSLVKDCLDHSALPMDGATLTEALHQRGINVRYLGNVLAFVDKTPAKAQLEHFYRIGISELITRCAKHIFKTYLQGVELSALSAAVSHFLNCFLSSFDAVAHLPADELVSRRKNRKRRNRVPGGGDNTAWASLTPSELWKNIVSEAQSYYHFTLHCENADQVVEKYGLQKITLLREISIKAGIQILIKEYNFDSRHKPAFTEEDILNIFPVVKHVNPKASDAFHFFQSGQAKVQQGYLKEGCELINEALNLFNNVYGAMHVEICACLRLLARLNYIMGDHHEALSNQQKAVLMSERVLGVEHPNTIQEYMHLALYCFANGQLSTALKLLYRARYLMLMVCGEDHPEMALLDSNIGLVLHGVMEYDLSLRFLENALAINSKYHGPRSLKVALSHHLVARVYESKAEFRSALQQEKEGYTIYKNQVGEAHEKTKESSEYLKYLTQQAVALQRTMNEIYKNGSNASIMPLKFTAPSMASVLEQLNIINGIIFIPLSQKDLENLKAEVQRRQQLQESGKSMEDLTVDSPLELEDKIPMDVNVD